The following are encoded together in the Kribbella sp. CA-293567 genome:
- a CDS encoding DUF7933 domain-containing protein has protein sequence MAGRLRLLLAVLLVAGSGLVPSATASAETIRGFGKVFGAQVNGAVRITGNSLETCDTTVATCRAALAGGTANASNNEWVMRLLDADTDASTKSSSAATVSLPDGAKVLYAGLFWGSSRAAGSGGTAGTGDGKTLKLRVPGQTAYQTVTAGRTDYLTAGTQDYSSYLDVTSVVQGAGGGEYWGADAAAGTGADRYAGWSLVVAYEHPNEPLRDLSVFNGYARVTTGDVIKTSISGFLAPPSGPVNARFGSVSYEGDAGISGDYFAVNGIRLADAQSPSANFFSSRVTDAGANLTNRTPASVNSLGLDAKVVDAAGLLANSATSAELTFASTGDFYYPAALTTQIDLYAPAIHGTKSVRNLAGNAPAKIGDTLEYTLSFGNTGEDDALRSVVRDALPPNTTFVPGSLSVVAGAGTGTKTDAAGDDQAEYDDASRAVRFRIGTGANATTGGRLGTNVSSTVRFRVTLDPATAGTTVVNTGYLDYTAETLNKPYTYRADEVRTPVAESADVALTKTGTPDPVPAGGNLTYKLVARNNGPSTARAVVVTDTLPDGVELVSADPTQGTCSGEVDCALGDLASGGEATITVVVRVPSAGTVTSLTNVAAATSSTSDPDQSNNSASVTTPVIRIADLSVGKAVAPDAPAPGEPVKYTLTIRNNGPSDAEQVRIADSLPVGLSLVKAEAPAPATCTAAGQDVTCTTDRLAGRTTLVVSITAVLDSAYRGGPLVNQAAVSSATPDPDLSNNTDTATVTPGRPKADLVVGKKTVTAPVVAGEPVTYQITVRNDGPSDAQAVLVADDLPATLTAATADTTAGSCTVSSGQVRCALGDLGAGSTATITVTATVVATATGSLVNTATATSTTPDPDPSNNTGRTTDDLTTSADLAITKTAQPVPVQAGKPVTYTLKVSNNGPSAATAVTVTDPVPAPLRYASSATSQGTCSQLDGTVTCNVGTVAPGGSVTVTVVANVPSGTPPNQLDNTAKVSSPTPDPVPGNNSATYTLLTGAQANITLVKTTSPDPVVAGEAITFELTVGNTGPSDAQDVTVDDAVPPAVTGVTASATGGASCTVAGGRVRCSVGTLAAGESFVVTVGGTVAAGTEPGELANTATAGSRTPEDPTESDNTSTSTTTVVAKADLSVTKSAPATVVAGNRLTYQLAIRNAGPSDAVAVLVDDTLPPGTTYLRGSAPGGECRQDSSVAEPVVRCPIGRLTPGAEAVATIVVTVGADVPAGKLTNSATVSSQTPDPNDRNNTDTAETTVSASADLSITKSVEPSPLVAGAEGLYTLTVRNAGPSSAQAVTVTDAVPGGLKLLAATTAEGTCTIDGAAVGCALGTMATGSEAVVLLRVEVDPAQTGPITNTGTVSSVTPDPNPSDNTDSVTTKVVRSADLEVIKTSDEKSAVAGGGVGYRIAVVNRGPSDATLVEVEDVLPPGLTLLGAEPGQGSCTTTGRTIRCSIGTLKAGRAATVVITAAVDPGYTATTVVNTATATSPVPDPDQDNNSSTITIPVATSADVDVTKQAEPAGVTPGSTFDYAIVVTNKGPSVARSVVVTDPLPAGLTVVSVSPPCQADGATVRCELGDVPIGQVILSLRVRLDPGYDGSTLANVATATSPTPDPERDNNTGKIVSPVVALADLAIAKTMSPGDPVSGGPVKFTLTVRNLGPSDARKVVVTDELPRGLTNVSAEGPDGVTCTLLAPAKAGAPDAPEAGTVQCGTALLAAGATITVVVTATVVPGFTGALENIARVGAATPDPVIGNNEAKAGGRTTQSANLSLLKTASVVSVEAGQTFGYTIAVRNAGPSAALGVQVIDVLAAGLRLRKMPEACVSQNQRITCSIGRIDPGGSSKIVLGVAIDASYGKKAVTNTAVVTATTPDPDPSDNSSSVTVKVTKPTGPTPTPPPAPDPTPDPTPNPTPGPKPGPDLGDTGGPVGLGITLAALALVLAGGALMAITRRPRHRSH, from the coding sequence ATGGCTGGTCGGCTGCGCCTCCTGCTCGCTGTGCTGCTGGTGGCCGGATCCGGGTTGGTGCCCTCGGCAACAGCTTCGGCGGAGACGATCCGGGGTTTCGGCAAGGTGTTCGGCGCGCAGGTGAACGGCGCCGTACGGATCACCGGCAACTCGCTGGAGACCTGCGACACCACGGTCGCCACCTGCCGGGCGGCGCTGGCCGGCGGCACCGCGAACGCGTCGAACAACGAGTGGGTGATGCGGCTGCTCGACGCCGACACGGATGCCTCGACCAAGTCCTCGTCGGCGGCGACCGTCAGCCTGCCGGACGGCGCGAAGGTGCTGTACGCCGGACTGTTCTGGGGATCCAGCCGGGCCGCGGGGTCCGGTGGCACGGCCGGCACCGGTGACGGCAAGACGCTGAAGCTCCGGGTCCCCGGCCAGACGGCGTACCAGACCGTCACCGCGGGGCGCACGGACTATCTCACCGCGGGGACGCAGGACTACTCGTCGTACCTCGATGTCACGTCGGTCGTGCAGGGCGCCGGTGGCGGCGAGTACTGGGGTGCGGACGCGGCAGCGGGTACCGGCGCCGACCGGTACGCCGGGTGGAGCCTGGTGGTGGCCTACGAGCACCCGAACGAGCCACTGCGCGACCTGTCGGTGTTCAACGGGTACGCGCGGGTGACGACCGGCGACGTGATCAAGACCAGCATCTCCGGGTTCCTGGCGCCGCCGAGCGGACCGGTGAACGCACGCTTCGGCAGCGTCAGTTACGAGGGTGACGCCGGAATCAGCGGCGACTACTTCGCGGTGAACGGCATCCGGCTCGCCGACGCCCAGAGCCCGTCGGCGAACTTCTTCAGCAGCCGGGTCACCGACGCCGGAGCGAACCTGACGAACCGGACCCCGGCGAGCGTCAACTCCCTGGGCCTGGACGCGAAGGTGGTGGACGCCGCCGGGCTCCTCGCGAACAGCGCGACCAGCGCCGAGCTGACCTTCGCCAGTACGGGCGACTTCTACTACCCGGCCGCCCTGACCACCCAGATCGACCTCTACGCGCCGGCGATCCACGGCACCAAGTCGGTGCGCAACCTGGCGGGCAACGCTCCGGCGAAGATCGGCGACACCCTCGAGTACACGCTGAGCTTCGGCAACACCGGCGAGGACGACGCGCTCCGGTCCGTGGTGCGCGACGCGTTGCCACCGAACACCACCTTCGTTCCCGGCTCGCTGAGCGTCGTCGCCGGCGCGGGGACGGGAACCAAGACCGACGCGGCGGGCGATGACCAGGCGGAGTACGACGACGCCTCGCGCGCGGTGCGGTTCCGGATCGGCACGGGCGCGAACGCGACCACCGGTGGCCGGCTCGGCACGAACGTCAGCAGCACGGTCAGGTTCCGGGTCACGCTCGACCCGGCGACGGCCGGAACGACAGTGGTCAACACCGGCTACCTGGACTACACGGCCGAGACGCTCAACAAGCCCTACACCTATCGCGCGGACGAGGTGCGTACGCCGGTGGCCGAGTCGGCGGACGTGGCACTGACCAAGACCGGTACGCCGGACCCCGTCCCGGCCGGCGGGAACCTCACCTACAAACTCGTTGCCCGCAACAACGGTCCCAGTACGGCGCGAGCTGTCGTCGTCACCGACACCCTGCCGGACGGCGTCGAGCTGGTGTCGGCCGATCCCACCCAAGGCACCTGCTCGGGTGAGGTCGACTGCGCCCTCGGTGACCTGGCCTCCGGTGGCGAGGCAACCATCACCGTGGTTGTCCGGGTCCCGTCCGCCGGCACGGTCACCAGCCTGACCAATGTCGCGGCGGCCACCAGTTCCACCTCTGATCCGGACCAGAGCAACAACAGTGCCTCGGTCACCACGCCGGTCATCCGGATCGCGGATCTTTCCGTCGGCAAGGCGGTCGCCCCCGACGCCCCGGCGCCCGGTGAGCCGGTGAAGTACACGCTGACGATCCGGAACAACGGGCCCTCGGACGCCGAGCAGGTTCGCATCGCCGATTCACTGCCCGTGGGCCTCAGCCTGGTCAAGGCCGAGGCTCCGGCTCCGGCGACCTGTACCGCGGCCGGCCAGGACGTCACCTGCACGACCGACCGGCTGGCCGGCAGGACGACGCTGGTCGTGTCGATCACCGCCGTGCTGGATTCGGCGTACCGGGGTGGTCCGTTGGTGAACCAGGCCGCGGTCAGCAGCGCCACGCCGGACCCGGACCTGTCGAACAACACGGACACGGCGACCGTGACGCCGGGCCGGCCGAAGGCCGATCTGGTCGTCGGCAAGAAGACCGTCACGGCGCCGGTCGTCGCGGGCGAACCGGTGACCTACCAGATCACCGTGCGGAACGACGGCCCGTCGGACGCGCAGGCGGTACTGGTGGCTGACGATCTGCCGGCCACCCTGACCGCGGCCACCGCCGACACGACCGCCGGCTCATGCACGGTGTCATCCGGCCAGGTGCGGTGCGCGCTGGGCGATCTCGGCGCCGGCTCCACCGCCACGATCACGGTGACCGCGACCGTGGTCGCGACAGCGACCGGCTCTTTGGTCAACACGGCCACGGCGACCAGCACGACGCCCGATCCGGACCCGTCGAACAACACCGGCCGGACGACCGACGACCTCACCACGAGCGCCGACCTGGCGATCACGAAGACCGCTCAGCCGGTCCCGGTGCAGGCGGGGAAGCCGGTTACCTACACGCTGAAGGTGAGCAACAACGGGCCGTCCGCGGCGACAGCCGTGACTGTGACCGATCCAGTTCCCGCGCCGCTGCGCTACGCCTCGTCGGCCACGTCGCAGGGCACCTGCAGCCAGTTGGACGGCACTGTCACCTGCAACGTCGGCACGGTGGCGCCGGGTGGCTCCGTGACGGTGACCGTGGTGGCGAACGTTCCGTCCGGTACGCCGCCCAACCAGCTCGACAACACCGCGAAGGTCTCGTCGCCGACCCCGGACCCGGTGCCGGGCAACAACTCGGCGACGTACACGTTGCTGACCGGCGCGCAGGCCAACATCACGCTGGTCAAGACCACCAGCCCTGATCCGGTGGTGGCCGGCGAGGCGATCACCTTCGAGCTCACGGTCGGGAACACGGGTCCGTCCGACGCGCAGGACGTCACCGTGGACGACGCTGTACCGCCCGCTGTGACCGGCGTGACCGCGTCGGCCACCGGCGGGGCCTCTTGCACGGTTGCCGGCGGGCGAGTTCGCTGCTCGGTCGGCACGCTCGCCGCCGGGGAGTCCTTCGTGGTCACGGTCGGCGGAACAGTTGCCGCTGGCACCGAGCCGGGGGAGCTGGCGAACACGGCGACAGCCGGCTCGCGAACTCCGGAGGATCCGACCGAGTCCGACAACACCTCGACCAGTACGACGACCGTGGTGGCCAAGGCGGACCTCTCGGTCACCAAGTCCGCACCGGCAACGGTTGTCGCGGGCAACCGATTGACCTACCAGTTGGCGATTCGCAACGCCGGTCCCTCCGACGCGGTGGCCGTGCTGGTGGACGACACGTTGCCGCCCGGTACGACGTACCTGCGTGGCTCGGCGCCGGGTGGTGAGTGCCGGCAGGACTCGTCGGTCGCCGAGCCGGTCGTGCGCTGCCCGATCGGCCGCCTGACGCCGGGGGCCGAGGCCGTCGCGACGATCGTGGTGACGGTCGGGGCCGACGTACCGGCGGGGAAGCTGACGAACAGCGCGACGGTGAGCTCGCAGACCCCTGACCCGAACGACCGGAACAACACCGATACGGCCGAGACCACGGTCAGCGCCTCGGCAGACCTGTCGATCACGAAGTCGGTGGAGCCGTCACCGCTGGTCGCCGGTGCTGAAGGTCTCTACACGCTGACCGTTCGCAACGCGGGCCCGTCGAGTGCGCAGGCGGTCACCGTGACCGACGCCGTACCGGGTGGATTGAAGTTGCTGGCAGCAACCACAGCGGAGGGCACCTGCACGATCGACGGAGCGGCCGTCGGTTGTGCGCTGGGCACGATGGCTACCGGGTCCGAAGCCGTCGTCCTGCTGCGGGTCGAGGTCGACCCGGCGCAGACCGGGCCGATCACCAACACGGGCACGGTCTCGTCCGTGACCCCTGATCCGAATCCGTCCGACAACACCGATTCGGTGACCACGAAGGTCGTTCGGTCCGCCGACCTCGAGGTGATCAAGACCAGCGACGAGAAGTCGGCGGTCGCGGGTGGGGGAGTCGGCTACCGGATCGCGGTGGTCAACCGTGGACCGTCGGACGCCACCCTGGTCGAGGTCGAGGACGTCCTGCCGCCCGGCCTGACGCTGCTCGGCGCCGAGCCCGGCCAAGGCTCCTGTACGACGACGGGCCGGACCATCCGCTGCTCGATCGGCACCCTGAAGGCCGGCCGCGCGGCCACCGTCGTCATCACCGCGGCAGTCGACCCGGGCTACACCGCGACCACGGTGGTCAACACCGCGACGGCGACCTCGCCCGTGCCTGATCCCGACCAGGACAACAACAGCTCGACCATCACGATCCCGGTCGCCACCAGCGCGGATGTGGATGTCACCAAGCAGGCGGAGCCGGCCGGCGTCACGCCGGGCAGCACTTTCGACTACGCGATCGTGGTGACGAACAAGGGCCCATCGGTGGCGCGCTCGGTGGTGGTGACCGACCCCCTGCCGGCCGGACTGACGGTGGTGTCCGTGAGCCCGCCCTGCCAGGCCGACGGCGCGACGGTGCGCTGCGAACTGGGCGACGTTCCGATCGGCCAGGTGATCCTCTCGCTCCGGGTCCGGCTGGATCCCGGGTACGACGGGTCAACACTGGCGAACGTCGCGACGGCCACCTCACCGACTCCCGATCCGGAGCGCGACAACAACACCGGCAAGATCGTCTCGCCGGTGGTCGCGCTGGCCGACCTCGCCATCGCCAAGACGATGAGCCCGGGCGATCCGGTCTCCGGCGGGCCGGTGAAGTTCACCCTGACCGTCCGGAACCTCGGCCCGTCGGACGCGCGGAAGGTCGTCGTCACCGACGAACTGCCCCGCGGTCTGACGAACGTGTCGGCCGAAGGCCCCGACGGCGTGACGTGCACGCTGCTCGCTCCGGCCAAGGCCGGTGCACCGGATGCACCCGAGGCAGGCACCGTGCAGTGCGGTACGGCGCTGCTCGCGGCGGGCGCCACGATCACGGTGGTCGTGACGGCGACCGTGGTCCCCGGATTCACCGGAGCGCTGGAGAACATCGCGCGAGTCGGCGCCGCCACCCCGGACCCGGTGATCGGCAACAACGAGGCGAAGGCCGGCGGGCGGACGACCCAGTCGGCGAATCTGAGCCTGCTCAAGACCGCGTCCGTCGTGAGCGTCGAGGCCGGACAGACCTTCGGCTACACGATCGCCGTGCGGAACGCCGGGCCCTCGGCCGCGCTGGGGGTGCAGGTGATCGACGTGCTGGCCGCCGGGCTGCGGCTGCGGAAGATGCCGGAAGCGTGCGTGAGCCAGAATCAGCGGATCACTTGCAGCATCGGCCGGATCGACCCCGGTGGGAGCTCGAAGATCGTCCTCGGCGTGGCGATCGACGCGTCGTACGGGAAGAAGGCGGTGACGAACACGGCGGTGGTCACGGCGACGACGCCCGACCCCGATCCGAGCGACAACAGCAGTTCGGTCACCGTGAAAGTCACCAAGCCCACTGGCCCGACCCCCACCCCACCGCCGGCACCAGACCCCACTCCAGACCCCACGCCGAACCCCACACCCGGCCCGAAGCCGGGACCCGACCTGGGGGACACCGGCGGTCCGGTCGGACTCGGCATCACCCTGGCGGCGCTGGCTCTCGTGCTGGCCGGCGGTGCCCTGATGGCGATCACCCGCCGCCCGAGACACCGCAGCCACTGA
- a CDS encoding ROK family transcriptional regulator gives MAFPQVPSPRRELPGRRKARTQDNRVHNRSLVLATLYHHGPMTRPELTRASGLTAPTVSALVGDLADDGLVAETGPRDGPRPGKPAKLVRLDDGNVNLVVLDLSHSDRFTGAVLDLRGGVVHRAEVALDGALGREAFDLVFRLADELVAAAPRRVLGIGVGTPGIVDDTGTVRQAAHLRWIGLPLAEQLGDRYAVPAYVGNDINLAALGVLRFRPSEARNLMVLSIEHGVGAGLVVGGELVEGEQFAAGELGHVTVDDDGDPCVCGRRGCLDQHIAAAFLRRRLGAGADRPAVLAAAGRTLGIVLAPIISALNLDEVVLTGPPELIDGAFLQAATVTARARTLSPISSSVRVTSLAGDDDLILLGAAGLVLSAQLGIW, from the coding sequence ATGGCGTTCCCGCAGGTGCCTTCGCCGCGGCGCGAGCTGCCCGGACGGCGCAAGGCGCGGACGCAGGACAACCGGGTGCACAACCGCTCGCTCGTGCTGGCGACGCTCTACCATCACGGGCCGATGACCCGGCCCGAGCTGACCCGCGCGTCGGGACTGACCGCGCCGACGGTGTCCGCGCTGGTCGGTGACCTCGCGGACGACGGACTGGTGGCGGAGACCGGTCCCCGCGACGGCCCGCGACCGGGCAAGCCGGCGAAGCTGGTACGCCTCGACGACGGCAACGTCAACCTCGTCGTGCTCGATCTCTCGCACAGCGATCGGTTCACCGGTGCCGTGCTCGACCTGCGCGGCGGCGTCGTCCACCGGGCCGAGGTGGCTCTCGACGGCGCCCTGGGTCGCGAGGCCTTCGACCTGGTGTTCCGGCTGGCGGACGAACTGGTCGCCGCTGCTCCACGACGGGTGCTGGGGATCGGAGTCGGCACGCCCGGCATCGTCGACGACACGGGCACCGTCCGGCAGGCGGCTCATCTGCGCTGGATCGGGCTTCCCCTCGCCGAACAGCTCGGCGACCGGTACGCCGTCCCGGCGTACGTCGGCAACGACATCAACCTCGCCGCCCTCGGCGTCCTGCGGTTCCGCCCGAGCGAGGCGCGGAACCTGATGGTCCTCTCGATCGAGCACGGTGTCGGGGCCGGCCTGGTGGTCGGTGGCGAACTGGTCGAGGGGGAGCAGTTCGCCGCGGGAGAGCTCGGGCACGTGACCGTCGACGACGACGGAGATCCCTGTGTTTGCGGGCGCCGCGGCTGCCTCGACCAGCACATCGCCGCCGCGTTCCTGCGGCGCCGGCTCGGTGCCGGCGCCGACCGGCCGGCTGTCCTGGCCGCGGCCGGCCGCACGCTGGGAATCGTGCTCGCCCCGATCATCAGCGCGCTCAACCTCGACGAGGTGGTCCTCACGGGCCCACCCGAGTTGATCGACGGCGCCTTCCTGCAGGCTGCGACCGTGACGGCCCGCGCGCGAACTCTCTCGCCGATCAGCTCGTCGGTGCGGGTCACCTCGCTGGCCGGTGACGACGACCTGATCCTGCTCGGTGCCGCCGGCCTGGTGCTGTCCGCCCAGCTCGGCATCTGGTGA
- a CDS encoding response regulator transcription factor yields the protein MLSREPDLAVIGEFERSDEVLVVCARDPEVVVVLDPLVPGEIEMLELCGRLDRNPVLMLIDRDDSASVPVALAVAKQSESVGVIATDVSPDDLVDAVRGVAEGRSVFDVELALAAIRAGGSPLTQREREVLRLIDTGATVQEIARSLSLSAGTIRNYLSRILAKTRARSRIEAIRKAQEAGWF from the coding sequence GTGCTCAGCAGGGAACCGGATCTGGCCGTGATCGGGGAGTTCGAACGTTCGGACGAGGTCCTCGTGGTCTGCGCGCGGGATCCGGAGGTGGTGGTGGTGCTCGATCCGCTGGTACCGGGCGAGATCGAGATGCTGGAACTGTGCGGCCGGCTGGACCGCAACCCGGTCCTGATGCTGATCGACCGGGACGACTCGGCCTCCGTCCCGGTGGCTCTCGCGGTCGCGAAGCAGTCGGAGTCGGTCGGCGTGATCGCCACCGACGTCTCGCCGGACGACCTGGTCGACGCCGTCCGCGGGGTGGCGGAGGGCCGCTCGGTCTTCGACGTGGAGCTGGCGCTGGCGGCGATCCGGGCCGGCGGCAGTCCGCTGACGCAGCGCGAACGCGAGGTGCTGCGGCTGATCGACACCGGCGCGACCGTGCAGGAGATCGCGCGCAGCCTCAGCCTCAGTGCCGGCACCATCCGCAACTACCTGTCGCGCATCCTGGCCAAGACCCGGGCCAGGAGCCGGATCGAGGCGATCCGCAAGGCTCAGGAGGCCGGCTGGTTCTGA
- a CDS encoding family 20 glycosylhydrolase codes for MHRFRRFSVILGVILAVTASGLPAATAKPVEAVNPAPAVVPSLQQWTGGTGRLGLRPGTRVSVAPADAAALKGVADQLGTDLGAIAGWRVTVVVDATPRADDVVLRIDPAAQVGPDTAVAAKEGYRLEVTDGVDIVSRTATGAFWATRSLLQMLVRESPGEATVPVGSAVDWPNYAVRGFMLDVGRRWFDQKFVRDYVRYMSWFKLNTFQLHLNDNEITAPGGDWSKAQSAFRLASDNPKFAGLAANDGAFTRADWNRLESVAADHHVTIVPEIDAPAHARSFIEFDPRLGLNGGNSDHLDLSRPATTEFMKEVFDEFTPWFRGPAVHVGADEYPREYAAQYRQYFNDITAHVRELGKSPSAWGSLSVMSGGAAGYDRDVTINSWNNGWYGPRQAIADGYPVINTNYALLYVVPFANYYHGSGLDGRWLFDNWEPNVFPGQESVDRGEPLLRGAMSAVWNDLVHADYDGLDVHRLIEPAFGVLAQKMWRGADPGIGYPAFLDRVATLGNGPGNELIASTLTGAGDPRIGVSVDGPGPLPAGESVTVTATVTNNSATKLTNVAPKLFLDAEGVTSTVATRGSTVIAPGNTAVWSWRLTAAGTAPAGTTRAAVEVPASHRGVLLTKRAQIPIRTVPAAPPGSQHLSFSAKASASSVEAGLDRLAAHQVNDGDMATRWASAYTDGEWLRLDLAQPARVTSARLFWEAACASSYRIQVSTDGTTWRDAATVGSSTCKEDTVTLNAPEPVRQVRMQGTKRATTYGYSLYELWLFGQPAP; via the coding sequence ATGCATCGTTTCCGAAGGTTCTCGGTGATTCTCGGAGTCATTCTGGCGGTGACCGCCTCCGGCCTGCCCGCCGCGACGGCGAAGCCCGTCGAAGCGGTCAATCCAGCACCCGCCGTGGTGCCGTCGCTGCAGCAGTGGACCGGCGGGACCGGTCGGCTGGGACTGCGCCCCGGAACCAGAGTGTCCGTCGCACCGGCCGACGCCGCGGCGCTGAAGGGCGTCGCCGATCAGCTCGGCACCGATCTCGGAGCGATCGCCGGCTGGCGGGTCACCGTCGTGGTCGATGCGACTCCCCGTGCCGACGACGTCGTACTGCGGATCGACCCGGCCGCTCAGGTCGGTCCGGACACCGCAGTGGCCGCCAAGGAGGGGTACCGGCTCGAGGTCACCGACGGCGTCGACATCGTGAGCCGTACGGCGACCGGAGCTTTCTGGGCGACCCGCAGTCTTCTGCAGATGCTGGTCCGGGAGAGCCCGGGCGAGGCGACCGTACCGGTCGGCAGCGCGGTGGACTGGCCGAACTACGCCGTCCGGGGCTTCATGCTCGACGTCGGGCGGCGCTGGTTCGACCAGAAGTTCGTCCGGGACTACGTGCGGTACATGAGCTGGTTCAAGCTCAACACCTTCCAGCTGCACCTCAACGACAACGAAATCACCGCTCCGGGTGGCGACTGGTCCAAGGCGCAGTCGGCCTTCCGGCTCGCCTCGGACAACCCGAAGTTCGCCGGGCTGGCCGCGAACGACGGCGCCTTCACCCGCGCCGACTGGAACCGGCTGGAGTCCGTGGCCGCCGACCATCACGTCACGATCGTGCCGGAGATCGACGCCCCGGCCCACGCCCGGTCGTTCATCGAGTTCGACCCCCGGCTCGGGCTGAACGGCGGCAACTCCGACCACCTGGACCTGTCCAGGCCGGCGACCACCGAGTTCATGAAGGAGGTCTTCGACGAGTTCACGCCGTGGTTCCGCGGGCCGGCCGTGCACGTCGGCGCCGACGAGTACCCGCGGGAGTACGCGGCGCAGTACCGGCAGTACTTCAACGACATCACCGCCCACGTCCGCGAGCTGGGCAAGAGCCCGTCGGCCTGGGGCAGCCTCTCGGTGATGTCCGGCGGCGCCGCCGGCTACGACCGGGACGTGACGATCAACTCGTGGAACAACGGCTGGTACGGCCCCCGGCAGGCGATCGCCGACGGGTACCCGGTGATCAACACCAACTACGCGCTGCTGTACGTCGTCCCGTTCGCGAACTACTACCACGGCAGCGGCCTGGACGGCCGCTGGTTGTTCGACAACTGGGAGCCCAACGTCTTTCCCGGACAGGAGAGTGTGGACCGCGGTGAGCCGCTGCTGCGGGGAGCGATGTCCGCGGTCTGGAACGACCTGGTGCACGCCGACTACGACGGGCTGGACGTCCATCGCCTGATCGAGCCGGCTTTCGGCGTGCTGGCCCAGAAGATGTGGCGCGGCGCGGATCCCGGCATCGGCTACCCGGCGTTCCTCGACCGGGTGGCAACCCTCGGCAACGGTCCGGGGAACGAACTGATCGCGAGCACGCTGACCGGTGCCGGTGATCCACGCATCGGAGTCTCGGTCGACGGCCCTGGACCTCTGCCGGCCGGTGAATCCGTCACCGTGACGGCGACAGTGACGAACAACAGCGCGACGAAGCTGACCAACGTCGCTCCCAAACTCTTCCTCGACGCGGAAGGCGTCACCAGCACTGTCGCGACCCGCGGCTCCACTGTCATCGCCCCCGGCAACACAGCAGTCTGGAGCTGGCGTCTCACGGCCGCCGGGACAGCACCTGCCGGTACGACGCGCGCAGCCGTCGAGGTGCCGGCCTCGCACCGAGGAGTCCTGCTGACCAAGCGAGCCCAGATCCCGATCCGTACGGTGCCCGCCGCTCCCCCGGGATCGCAGCATCTCTCGTTCAGCGCCAAGGCGTCGGCTTCGTCGGTGGAGGCGGGACTCGACCGGCTGGCGGCCCACCAGGTCAACGACGGTGACATGGCGACCCGCTGGGCTTCGGCCTACACCGACGGTGAGTGGCTGCGGCTCGATCTCGCCCAGCCGGCTCGTGTCACGTCGGCACGATTGTTCTGGGAGGCGGCCTGCGCGTCGTCGTACCGGATCCAGGTCTCGACCGATGGCACCACGTGGCGTGACGCGGCCACCGTCGGCAGCTCGACCTGCAAGGAGGACACCGTGACCCTGAACGCTCCCGAACCCGTGCGGCAGGTGCGAATGCAAGGCACCAAACGCGCGACCACCTACGGCTACTCCCTCTACGAGCTCTGGCTGTTCGGTCAGCCGGCTCCCTGA